Proteins co-encoded in one Thermodesulfobacteriota bacterium genomic window:
- a CDS encoding PqiC family protein, whose product MRNPVPVFLCALAIGWAGCATPRSEFYTLHAPAAAPGASAPRVAVGPVSIPSLVDRPQIVVRTGPNRVFIDEFHRWGSPLRDDIARVVAGNLASLLEASSGAYRVRIDVTAFDSVPGEAAVLEAAWTVRAEGSDGDRSRPSRSGRTAVREPVKGEGYEALAAAHSRALEVLSKEIAEAVRTLEGGGK is encoded by the coding sequence ATGAGAAACCCGGTCCCCGTCTTCCTCTGCGCGCTGGCCATCGGCTGGGCGGGATGCGCCACGCCCCGGTCGGAGTTCTACACCCTGCACGCCCCCGCGGCCGCGCCCGGCGCCTCGGCCCCGCGCGTCGCGGTCGGGCCGGTCTCCATCCCCTCCCTCGTCGACCGTCCCCAGATTGTCGTCCGGACCGGGCCGAACCGGGTCTTCATCGACGAGTTCCACCGCTGGGGATCGCCGCTGCGCGACGACATCGCCCGGGTCGTCGCGGGGAACCTGGCCTCGCTGCTGGAGGCCTCCTCCGGCGCGTACCGCGTCCGCATCGACGTGACGGCCTTCGACTCCGTCCCCGGCGAGGCGGCCGTCCTGGAAGCCGCCTGGACGGTCCGGGCGGAAGGGAGCGACGGAGACCGCTCCCGGCCATCGCGCTCGGGGCGGACCGCCGTCCGGGAGCCCGTGAAGGGCGAGGGCTACGAGGCGCTCGCCGCGGCGCACAGCCGGGCGCTGGAAGTCTTGAGCAAGGAGATCGCGGAGGCGGTCCGGACGCTGGAGGGCGGGGGGAAGTGA
- a CDS encoding sigma-54 dependent transcriptional regulator, translated as MKGSILIAEDDRNLRRILRAMLTREGYEVSEATDGAAAAAFLAEHRVDALVTDIRMPKMDGLELFRLCRERHVALPVILVTAFGRIEDAVEAMRAGAFDYISKPFDEAELLRVVGNAVAHSAVSEREGASAPVEEWFGMVGRSPAWLEVRKVIEKAAASPFSVLITGETGTGKELVARAIHRISPRRDGPFLKINGAAIPPTLWEAEMFGYEKGAFTGAVQSKPGRFELADGGTFFLDEVGEVPPDAQAKLLRVLEDREFERVGGVKTFSSDVRLICASNRDLKRETAQGKFREDLYYRVNGIPIHLPPLRERREDVVPLSEFFLARTCRELGAGRKAFAPGALESLGRYAWPGNIRELENAVARAAALSEGGEIASADLCFGLADPEAQPVPASPEEERFHDSVREHKRAVLRRAIAKAGGNKTRAAELLGLSPTYLFRLIRVLGIEG; from the coding sequence ATGAAGGGCTCGATCCTCATAGCGGAAGACGACCGGAACCTGCGCCGCATCCTGCGGGCGATGCTGACGCGGGAGGGGTACGAGGTGTCCGAGGCGACGGACGGCGCGGCCGCCGCCGCGTTCCTCGCGGAGCACCGGGTCGACGCGCTGGTGACGGACATCCGGATGCCGAAGATGGACGGGCTGGAGCTGTTCCGCCTGTGCCGTGAGCGCCACGTCGCGCTCCCCGTGATCCTGGTGACGGCGTTCGGCCGGATCGAGGACGCCGTCGAGGCGATGCGGGCGGGCGCCTTCGACTACATCTCCAAGCCGTTCGACGAGGCGGAGCTGCTGCGCGTGGTGGGGAACGCCGTCGCCCATTCCGCCGTGTCCGAGCGCGAGGGGGCGAGCGCGCCGGTGGAGGAGTGGTTCGGGATGGTGGGACGGTCGCCCGCCTGGCTCGAGGTGCGCAAGGTGATCGAGAAGGCGGCCGCCTCCCCGTTCTCCGTGCTCATCACGGGGGAGACCGGGACGGGAAAGGAGCTGGTCGCCCGGGCGATCCACCGGATCAGCCCCCGCCGCGACGGCCCGTTCCTGAAAATCAACGGGGCGGCGATCCCGCCGACGCTGTGGGAAGCGGAGATGTTCGGGTACGAGAAGGGGGCGTTCACCGGCGCGGTCCAGTCCAAGCCCGGCCGGTTCGAGCTCGCCGACGGCGGCACCTTCTTCCTCGACGAGGTGGGGGAGGTCCCGCCGGACGCGCAGGCGAAGCTGCTGCGGGTCCTGGAGGACCGGGAGTTCGAGCGGGTGGGCGGCGTCAAGACCTTCTCCTCCGACGTGCGCCTCATCTGCGCGTCGAACCGCGACCTGAAGCGGGAGACGGCACAGGGGAAGTTCCGGGAGGACCTTTACTACCGCGTCAACGGGATCCCCATCCATCTGCCGCCGCTGCGGGAGCGCCGGGAGGACGTCGTCCCCCTGTCGGAGTTCTTCCTCGCCCGGACCTGCCGCGAGCTCGGCGCGGGGCGGAAGGCGTTCGCTCCCGGGGCGCTGGAGTCGCTCGGGCGGTACGCGTGGCCGGGGAACATCCGCGAGCTGGAGAACGCCGTCGCGCGCGCGGCGGCGCTCTCCGAGGGCGGGGAGATCGCCTCCGCCGACCTCTGCTTCGGACTGGCGGACCCGGAGGCGCAGCCCGTCCCCGCCTCGCCCGAGGAGGAGCGTTTCCACGACTCCGTCCGGGAGCACAAGCGGGCGGTCCTCCGCCGCGCGATCGCGAAGGCCGGCGGGAACAAGACGCGGGCGGCCGAGCTCTTAGGCCTGTCGCCGACCTACCTGTTCCGCCTGATCCGGGTGCTGGGCATCGAGGGCTGA
- a CDS encoding paraquat-inducible protein A → MATGSTDIVACPDCDLLQRVPSVRAGETARCPRCGRALATGKTDPFDRTLALALAALVALVLANTEILMELSARGRESSTTILGGAREMWRQGERVSAVLVCFFTTAAPAAYIGCMIALLLAVRRPPAPRWAGTVLRWAETGNLWSMVEVMMLGILVSLVKIASLADVRPGIGFFAVGPLVFLLAAMSTSFDPREAWSRVRWENGYWPGSDR, encoded by the coding sequence ATGGCGACCGGATCGACGGACATCGTTGCCTGCCCCGACTGCGACCTGCTGCAGCGGGTCCCGTCCGTTCGGGCGGGCGAGACGGCCCGCTGCCCGCGCTGCGGGCGGGCGCTCGCCACCGGGAAGACGGACCCCTTCGACCGCACGCTGGCGCTGGCGCTTGCCGCCCTGGTCGCCCTCGTTCTCGCCAATACGGAGATCCTGATGGAGCTCTCCGCCCGGGGGCGGGAATCGAGCACGACGATCCTCGGCGGCGCGCGGGAGATGTGGCGGCAGGGGGAAAGGGTCTCGGCCGTCCTGGTGTGTTTCTTCACGACGGCGGCGCCCGCCGCCTACATCGGCTGCATGATCGCCCTGCTGCTCGCGGTGCGGCGCCCCCCCGCCCCGCGGTGGGCCGGGACCGTGCTGCGCTGGGCGGAGACCGGCAACCTCTGGTCGATGGTCGAGGTGATGATGCTCGGCATCCTCGTCTCCCTCGTCAAGATCGCCTCCCTGGCGGACGTGCGGCCGGGCATCGGCTTCTTCGCGGTCGGGCCGCTCGTGTTCCTGCTCGCGGCGATGTCCACCAGCTTCGATCCGCGGGAGGCCTGGTCGCGGGTGCGGTGGGAGAACGGCTATTGGCCGGGGTCGGACCGATGA
- a CDS encoding YbaK/EbsC family protein, with protein sequence MARNGEREVRRFFEAAGLRKEILRFPESTHDSESAARSLGVEPGRIAKTILFLADASPVAVVVSGDRRVDLKKVRSLGHGRNVRLAGAGDVTALTGFAVGAVSPVALPPGIPLYLDRSLRRFPVIYPAAGETDCMFATTPDELAALTGGREADLSRDDG encoded by the coding sequence ATGGCCCGGAACGGCGAACGGGAGGTCCGGCGGTTCTTCGAGGCGGCGGGGCTTCGCAAGGAGATCCTCCGGTTCCCGGAATCGACGCACGACTCGGAAAGCGCCGCGCGCTCCCTCGGCGTGGAGCCCGGCCGGATCGCCAAGACCATCCTGTTCCTGGCCGACGCGTCCCCGGTCGCCGTCGTGGTTTCCGGGGACCGCAGGGTGGACCTGAAGAAGGTCCGTTCCCTGGGGCACGGCCGGAACGTGCGCCTCGCGGGAGCCGGGGACGTCACGGCCCTCACGGGATTCGCGGTCGGCGCGGTGTCGCCCGTGGCGCTCCCCCCCGGGATCCCCTTGTACCTCGACCGGTCGCTGCGCCGGTTCCCCGTCATCTACCCCGCCGCGGGGGAGACGGACTGCATGTTCGCCACCACCCCCGACGAGCTGGCCGCCCTGACCGGCGGCAGGGAGGCGGACCTGTCCCGCGACGACGGTTGA
- a CDS encoding MlaD family protein, translating to MAEDSGLPNVPVPEAEIAPKRRLPISVVWFIPLLAALAGVGVAVQQYLAEGPAIQISFRSGEGVEAGKTTIKYKDIEIGQVTGVRLSEDYTRILVTAKMEKSVEKLLGSDAKFWIVKPRVTLSGISGIGTLLSGNFIRFEPGTSRVPGREFTGLETPPAVTQDLPGREYRLRADTLGSLGVGSPVYYRRLSVGQVISSALAPDGRSVEIRIFLNAPYDKFVSSGTRFWEASGVDVTAGVDGFTVQTESFLSLVIGGIAFETPPSLEGYHPVPDNAVFLLAADRTAALSPQEGEADPYALHFDEQLRGLSVGAPVNFMGLQVGEVTGIRLEFDPATESVGTRVDIVAFPYRFLRDMKKAGPYAKKELPPGKRRELMQRQVVGKGLRAQLRSGSLLSGQLYVALDYFPDAPQAMIDWSGKPPRFPTVPGETTVLRATLSSILAKIDNVPITEIGKETKEAIASLDRTLRLLEGETLPEAKKSFATLDRTLSRVDSEIVPEARKALEELRRASAAAERALKDADEMLLAPDAAGRQELLDALRETARAAQAVRLLADSLERNPSAVIRGRKPEKPR from the coding sequence GTGGCTGAAGACTCCGGACTCCCGAACGTACCCGTTCCCGAGGCGGAAATCGCGCCGAAGCGCCGCCTTCCGATCTCCGTCGTCTGGTTCATCCCGCTCCTCGCCGCGCTGGCCGGCGTCGGCGTCGCCGTCCAGCAGTACCTGGCCGAGGGTCCCGCCATCCAGATCTCGTTCCGGTCCGGCGAAGGGGTGGAGGCGGGCAAGACGACCATCAAGTACAAGGACATCGAGATCGGGCAGGTGACGGGAGTGCGGCTGTCGGAGGACTACACCCGGATCCTCGTCACGGCGAAGATGGAGAAAAGCGTCGAGAAGCTGCTGGGCAGCGACGCGAAATTCTGGATCGTGAAGCCGCGCGTGACCCTGAGCGGGATCTCCGGCATCGGCACCCTGCTCTCCGGGAACTTCATCCGGTTCGAGCCGGGGACGTCCCGCGTCCCGGGGCGCGAATTCACGGGGCTCGAGACGCCGCCCGCCGTCACCCAGGACCTCCCCGGGAGGGAGTACCGGCTCCGGGCCGATACCCTCGGCTCCCTCGGAGTCGGCTCCCCGGTGTACTACCGGCGGCTGAGCGTGGGGCAGGTCATTTCCAGCGCCCTGGCGCCGGACGGCAGGTCGGTGGAGATCCGGATCTTCCTGAACGCGCCGTACGACAAGTTCGTTTCGTCGGGCACGCGGTTCTGGGAGGCCAGCGGGGTCGACGTGACGGCCGGCGTCGACGGGTTCACCGTGCAGACGGAATCGTTTCTCTCCCTCGTGATCGGGGGGATCGCGTTCGAGACGCCTCCTTCCCTGGAGGGATACCATCCCGTGCCGGACAACGCGGTGTTCCTCCTTGCCGCCGACCGGACCGCGGCGCTTTCCCCGCAGGAGGGCGAGGCCGACCCGTACGCCCTGCATTTCGACGAGCAGCTTCGCGGCCTTTCGGTCGGAGCGCCCGTGAATTTCATGGGGCTGCAGGTGGGAGAGGTCACGGGGATCCGGCTGGAGTTCGATCCCGCGACGGAAAGCGTGGGGACGCGCGTGGACATCGTCGCCTTCCCGTACCGCTTCCTGAGGGACATGAAAAAGGCGGGCCCCTACGCGAAGAAGGAGCTGCCGCCCGGGAAGCGCCGGGAGCTGATGCAGCGCCAGGTCGTCGGGAAGGGGCTCCGCGCGCAGCTCCGCAGCGGCAGCCTGCTCAGCGGGCAGCTCTACGTCGCCCTCGACTATTTCCCGGACGCGCCGCAGGCCATGATCGACTGGTCCGGAAAGCCGCCCCGGTTCCCGACCGTCCCCGGCGAGACGACGGTCCTCCGGGCCACGCTGTCGAGCATCCTGGCGAAGATCGACAACGTCCCCATCACGGAAATCGGCAAGGAAACGAAGGAGGCGATCGCGAGCCTCGACCGGACGCTTCGCCTCCTCGAGGGGGAGACGCTGCCCGAGGCGAAGAAGAGCTTCGCGACCCTCGACAGGACGCTCTCCCGGGTCGACAGCGAGATCGTCCCCGAGGCCCGGAAGGCGCTCGAGGAGCTGCGCCGGGCCTCCGCGGCGGCCGAGCGCGCCCTCAAGGACGCGGACGAGATGCTCCTCGCCCCGGACGCGGCGGGGCGGCAGGAGCTGCTCGACGCCCTCCGGGAAACCGCACGCGCGGCGCAGGCGGTCCGCCTGCTGGCCGACTCCCTGGAAAGAAATCCCTCCGCGGTGATCCGCGGCAGGAAACCGGAGAAGCCCCGATGA
- a CDS encoding ATP-binding protein, with translation MDYYAQGSLVAGVVALAIAVYLRAFARGDREAKAFSDLSFVIFLWCFPEFLWKTMSSDFWHKVSLAGAMFLPPFALRYCGAAVRTRPRWFSAAFVAGMWASAAFGVTLFYDPLLLSPWWNVAAMLYVYPYLGAGLYIILRHGFGDTHTAVERKKYQFLVIGGGIASAVAPLNFLPGTGIYFPPLAAFGVLVFFYFVATGILHLHFFELPDIVGRGVLLVIQVFAFAVVFGVLEVASGRKFWFPLAGVFLISIFLLTFYPVLMRKLGAISSDLLVRQSRKVQSVLSGFARKLPEAQSLAEIARNVEEALSQVPFVGDVSLWVGPEGGADEGFGTLPVRPEEYIRAFSRFSKRYPVLRVMEHGGSKAADVTIWDDTFDASIPVFLRGKLVAVVLFRWREKRPSFREIELLLPFLDGIGLAVENLRQQQRIQRREHFATIGELAAGLAHEVRTPVGAIKGAAQFLSREAGAKEREFLDIIVEEADRLNGVVTEFLEYARPSGRKPRTLSLREPVEKAVARLLREKSAAMGSVRRHVLFGDPAPSVNADPAEVERVVYNLLTNAVEAMPQGGDLTVRVSAAGGKALISVEDTGLGITDSDRGLLFRPFFTTRERGVGMGLAICRRIVEENGGSIAVESREGSGSRFVVKLPEA, from the coding sequence ATGGACTATTACGCCCAGGGAAGCCTTGTCGCGGGGGTGGTGGCGCTGGCCATTGCCGTGTACCTTCGCGCCTTCGCGCGGGGCGACCGCGAGGCGAAGGCGTTCTCCGACCTCTCCTTCGTCATCTTCCTGTGGTGCTTCCCGGAATTCCTCTGGAAGACGATGTCTTCCGACTTCTGGCACAAGGTGAGCCTGGCGGGGGCGATGTTCCTCCCCCCGTTCGCGCTGAGGTACTGCGGCGCCGCGGTCCGGACGCGCCCGCGATGGTTTTCCGCGGCGTTCGTCGCCGGCATGTGGGCGAGCGCGGCGTTCGGAGTGACGCTCTTCTACGATCCGTTGCTCCTCTCTCCCTGGTGGAACGTGGCGGCCATGCTGTACGTCTATCCGTACCTGGGCGCGGGGCTGTACATCATCCTGCGGCACGGCTTCGGCGACACCCACACCGCGGTCGAGCGGAAGAAGTACCAGTTCCTCGTGATCGGCGGCGGGATCGCCAGCGCGGTGGCGCCGCTCAACTTCCTCCCCGGCACCGGCATCTACTTCCCGCCGCTGGCGGCGTTCGGGGTGCTCGTCTTCTTCTATTTCGTGGCGACGGGGATTCTCCACCTCCATTTTTTCGAGCTGCCGGACATCGTCGGGCGCGGCGTTCTGCTCGTCATCCAGGTCTTCGCCTTCGCCGTCGTCTTCGGCGTCCTCGAGGTGGCGTCCGGCAGGAAATTCTGGTTCCCGCTGGCGGGCGTGTTCCTGATCTCCATCTTCCTGCTGACGTTCTACCCCGTCCTGATGCGGAAGCTCGGCGCCATCTCCTCGGACCTCCTCGTGCGGCAGTCGCGGAAGGTGCAGTCGGTGCTCTCGGGCTTCGCCAGGAAGCTTCCGGAGGCGCAGTCGCTCGCGGAGATCGCGCGGAACGTGGAGGAGGCGCTTTCCCAGGTCCCCTTCGTCGGCGACGTATCGTTGTGGGTCGGACCGGAAGGGGGCGCCGACGAGGGGTTCGGGACGCTGCCCGTGCGGCCGGAGGAGTACATCCGGGCGTTCTCGCGCTTCTCGAAGCGGTATCCCGTCCTGCGCGTCATGGAGCACGGCGGGTCGAAGGCGGCCGACGTCACGATCTGGGACGACACGTTCGACGCGTCGATCCCCGTCTTCCTGCGGGGGAAGCTCGTCGCCGTCGTTCTGTTCCGCTGGCGGGAGAAGCGGCCGTCGTTCCGGGAGATCGAGCTGCTCCTGCCGTTCCTGGACGGGATCGGCCTGGCCGTGGAGAACCTGCGGCAGCAGCAGCGCATCCAGCGCCGGGAGCACTTCGCCACGATCGGGGAGCTGGCGGCGGGGCTCGCCCACGAGGTCCGGACGCCCGTCGGCGCGATCAAGGGAGCGGCGCAGTTCCTGAGCCGGGAGGCGGGCGCGAAGGAGCGGGAGTTCCTCGACATCATCGTCGAGGAGGCGGACCGCCTGAACGGCGTCGTCACGGAGTTCCTCGAATACGCGCGCCCTTCGGGGCGCAAGCCGCGGACGTTGTCGTTGCGGGAGCCCGTGGAGAAGGCGGTGGCCCGCCTCCTTCGGGAGAAGTCCGCCGCGATGGGATCGGTGCGGCGGCATGTACTGTTCGGCGATCCGGCTCCCAGCGTCAACGCGGACCCCGCGGAGGTCGAGCGGGTGGTCTACAATCTCCTTACGAACGCCGTCGAGGCGATGCCCCAGGGAGGGGACCTGACCGTCCGGGTGAGCGCTGCCGGAGGGAAGGCGCTGATCTCCGTGGAGGACACGGGGCTCGGGATCACCGACTCGGACCGCGGCCTGCTGTTCCGCCCCTTCTTCACGACGCGGGAGCGCGGGGTGGGGATGGGACTGGCGATCTGCCGCCGGATCGTCGAGGAGAACGGCGGGTCGATCGCCGTGGAAAGCCGGGAAGGGAGCGGGAGCCGCTTCGTCGTGAAGCTCCCGGAGGCTTAG
- a CDS encoding paraquat-inducible protein A gives MTRPPPTAALAGFVSCGTCGLLCRPAEAGKPGECPRCGEPLAFRLPESIERTWAYVVAAAVCYLPANLLPVMTTTTIKATTESTILSGVIHFYTTGSWFLALIVLVASVIIPLGKLGALAYLLVTVMRRSTGRPLERARLFRMLKAIGRWSMLDVFVVMFVVALVRFEPFMSVVPGPGVPFFAAVVILTILAADAFDPRLIWDPAGKTGGTGG, from the coding sequence ATGACCCGCCCCCCGCCGACCGCCGCCCTCGCCGGATTCGTCTCCTGCGGGACGTGCGGGCTGCTCTGCCGCCCGGCGGAAGCGGGGAAGCCGGGGGAATGCCCGCGATGCGGGGAGCCGCTGGCCTTCCGGTTGCCCGAATCGATCGAGCGCACCTGGGCATACGTCGTCGCGGCGGCGGTCTGTTACCTTCCGGCCAACCTCCTCCCGGTGATGACCACCACCACGATCAAGGCCACCACGGAGAGCACCATCCTCAGCGGCGTCATCCATTTCTACACGACCGGCTCCTGGTTCCTGGCGCTGATCGTCCTCGTCGCGAGCGTGATCATCCCGCTGGGGAAGCTCGGCGCCCTGGCCTACCTGCTGGTCACGGTCATGCGCCGCTCGACCGGGAGACCCCTCGAGCGGGCGCGCCTGTTCCGCATGTTGAAAGCCATCGGGCGTTGGTCCATGCTCGATGTATTCGTCGTCATGTTCGTCGTCGCCCTCGTGCGGTTCGAGCCGTTCATGTCGGTGGTCCCGGGGCCCGGCGTCCCGTTTTTCGCGGCGGTGGTGATCCTGACCATCCTCGCCGCGGACGCCTTCGACCCGCGCCTGATCTGGGACCCCGCCGGGAAAACAGGAGGAACAGGTGGCTGA